In 'Nostoc azollae' 0708, the following are encoded in one genomic region:
- a CDS encoding cupin domain-containing protein, translated as MAILLLDNGITESNFSEIVHELKSLNIKLRNYELGTSLLSSELLEQETVTESEKLYIIELHNSLFEFLQKETDYHWSDLLNIHPGSTNLETWIVTYGRYHTHNAAEVIYLLAGEMIYGFVKPDGSQVQLLLQHQDYLYIPIGVEHWCSPSASLHFKVIRYFTTVEGWMPNYTGTHQQFKI; from the coding sequence ATGGCGATTTTATTACTTGACAACGGCATAACCGAGAGTAATTTCAGTGAGATAGTTCATGAACTAAAATCCCTAAATATCAAGCTGAGAAATTATGAACTAGGAACATCACTGCTTTCCTCTGAATTGCTAGAACAGGAAACTGTTACGGAATCAGAGAAACTTTACATTATCGAACTTCATAACAGTCTGTTTGAATTCCTGCAAAAAGAAACCGATTATCATTGGAGTGATTTACTCAATATACATCCTGGCTCCACAAATTTAGAAACTTGGATAGTAACTTACGGACGTTACCATACGCACAATGCAGCTGAAGTGATTTATTTGTTAGCAGGAGAGATGATTTATGGTTTCGTTAAGCCTGATGGTAGCCAAGTCCAGTTATTACTTCAGCATCAAGACTATTTGTACATTCCCATCGGTGTAGAACATTGGTGTAGTCCTTCAGCATCCTTACATTTTAAGGTGATCCGTTATTTCACGACTGTTGAAGGTTGGATGCCAAATTATACGGGTACTCATCAGCAATTCAAAATTTAG
- a CDS encoding FAD-binding domain-containing protein, whose amino-acid sequence MSHLILFWHRRDLRISDNTGLIAAREQSSKIVGVFCLDPCILNSDDVAPARIKYMMGCLQSLEKQYTQAGSQLVILYDNPIAVIPALAEALKVKAVFWNWDVEPYAQIRDNDVICVLREKGIQTLNQNWDQLLHSPDEILSGSKTPYTVYTPFWKNWSSKPKANPVATLKNSEGLTAAEQEIAKQSGAINLPSAQDLGFIWDGELIIEPGEAVAKARLETFTTSAINEYQEQRNFPTVHGTSQLSAALKFGVIGIRTIWQATKELLETSNSEEVTASIRTWQQEFAWREFYQHAMYHFPALANGAYRDIFKKFPWQNNQAHFQAWCEGKTGYPIVDAAMRQLNEIGWMHNRCRMIVASFLTKDLIINPQWGEKYFMQKLIDGDLSANNGGWQWSASSGMDSKPLRIFNPASQAQKFDIDGEYIRQWVRELKSVDTEYLVSGNITPLERRAVGYPTPIVDHKKQQGLFKQLYQEQKTGMD is encoded by the coding sequence ATGTCTCATTTAATTTTGTTTTGGCATCGCCGGGATTTACGTATTTCTGATAATACAGGACTAATAGCGGCTAGAGAACAAAGTTCAAAGATAGTAGGTGTATTTTGTCTTGACCCTTGTATTTTAAACAGTGATGATGTTGCACCTGCAAGAATAAAGTATATGATGGGCTGTTTACAGTCATTAGAAAAACAATACACTCAAGCAGGTAGCCAGTTAGTAATTTTATATGATAACCCTATCGCAGTCATTCCCGCCTTAGCGGAAGCATTGAAAGTTAAAGCAGTATTTTGGAATTGGGATGTAGAACCTTACGCACAAATACGGGATAATGATGTAATTTGCGTCCTTAGAGAAAAAGGTATTCAGACTCTTAATCAAAATTGGGATCAGTTGCTACACTCACCGGATGAAATTCTTAGTGGTTCTAAAACCCCATACACAGTTTATACTCCCTTCTGGAAAAATTGGAGTAGTAAACCAAAAGCAAACCCAGTTGCAACTTTAAAAAATTCCGAAGGATTGACAGCAGCAGAACAAGAAATTGCAAAACAATCTGGTGCAATTAACTTACCGTCTGCACAAGATTTAGGCTTTATTTGGGATGGAGAATTAATCATTGAACCAGGAGAAGCAGTAGCAAAAGCCAGGTTAGAAACCTTTACCACTTCTGCCATTAATGAATATCAAGAACAACGTAATTTTCCCACCGTACATGGAACATCCCAATTAAGTGCAGCTTTGAAATTTGGTGTAATTGGTATTCGTACAATCTGGCAAGCTACAAAAGAATTATTAGAAACTAGTAATAGTGAAGAAGTAACAGCGAGTATTCGCACATGGCAACAAGAATTCGCTTGGCGGGAATTTTATCAACATGCAATGTATCATTTTCCGGCATTAGCTAATGGTGCATATCGAGATATTTTCAAAAAGTTCCCTTGGCAGAATAATCAAGCACATTTTCAAGCTTGGTGTGAGGGGAAAACTGGTTATCCGATAGTTGATGCAGCGATGCGGCAATTAAATGAAATCGGCTGGATGCACAATAGATGTAGAATGATTGTAGCCAGTTTTCTCACCAAAGATTTAATTATTAATCCTCAATGGGGAGAAAAATATTTTATGCAGAAACTCATTGACGGTGATTTATCTGCTAATAATGGTGGTTGGCAATGGAGTGCTTCGAGTGGGATGGATTCCAAACCATTGAGGATATTTAACCCAGCCAGCCAAGCGCAAAAATTCGATATTGACGGTGAATATATTCGTCAATGGGTTCGAGAATTAAAATCTGTAGATACAGAATACTTAGTAAGTGGTAATATTACACCTTTAGAACGTCGTGCTGTTGGTTATCCTACACCCATAGTAGATCATAAAAAACAGCAAGGTTTGTTTAAACAATTATATCAAGAGCAAAAAACAGGTATGGATTGA